The nucleotide window GCGGATGAAGGGGATTTACCCACCATCTATATTCGGCGAAGGCGATCCGGTAAAACCGAGGCTGGAACAGCATTACGCCAAAAGGGATTTCTGGACCTGGGGCGTGTTCTTCACCGCCAAAGACGGCAGCCTCAACAAGGCTCATGTGCAGCACCTGGAAACACGTCTGGTACACCTAGCAAAAGAGGCGAAGCGGGCAACGCTGGACAATGGCAATATTCCGCAACTTCCGGCGCTGTCAGAGGCGGAACGGGCCGATGTGGAGAGCTTCCTGACCGACATACTGAGCATCTTGCCCCTGATCGGTCTGTCTGCGTTCGAAAAACCCGTTTCGACCTCGAAAGTGGGCAAGCTGAGACTTGAAGGAAAAGGGATCAAAGCTACAGGGTACGAATCGCCACAAGGTTTTGTAGTCCTCCAGGGTTCACAGGCAGTTTTCGGGGAAACGCCATCAATACATGCCTACATGAAGACATTACGTGCAGAACTGAGGACTAACGGCGTGCTTGTTGAGCAGAACGGCAGTTTCGTTTTTTCCCAGGATTATGCTTTCAACTCTCCGTCCACAGCGGCCGGAGTGGTGCTCGGCAGGGCCGCCAACGGCCGCATCGAATGGAAGGACGCCAGGAACAGAACTCTCAAAGAGATTCAGGAGCAACGAATAGCCGGCTAAGTGGACGCCGGAGGCCGGGATCGAACCGCTACACGTTACTATCTAGGGATTTTAAGTCCCTTGTGTCTAAGGACTGATGGTGCCTGACTCGAAATCGGGGGTAATTAAGCAGGAATATCCCGCGGCGCACTAGACTGGGGTCTAGTGGTCGCGATCACACAGTGTTCCACGCACACTCTACTGACGCATCGGATGCGGAAAGCGGTTGATACCTCGCAGCATTTTAGCTCAGATGGTAGAACACATCACTCGTAATGATGAGGCCTTCGGTTCGACTCCGATGAACGGTTGGGCTAACAGTCAGCACATCTCCCCAAATTACACACTACAAGCAACGGCCTTCTAAGCCGTAGGCCGCCGGTCCGAATCCTGCAAAACCGCCGGCAACATACCACCCACCCTACAAAACCGAGCCTCTCAACGCCTTGAGCCTATACCACGTTTCAAGGAGTGAAAGGCTTTGTCATATCCAACTCTCCTCAACAACCGGTGCCACTCCGGGTCAAACGACGCTAAGCCGATGCCTCGAATTGTGACCTGCTCTATTGTCGCTATACTTGAAAGAAGCCACACCTGCCAAGGCACTTCACCCAACCCAAGGAGATTTAAATGAAAGATAAGAAAACTATCGGTAACGTTGGGCATTCCAAAGGCAAAACAAGCTCCCCCGCCATCGGAGAGTCGCACCGAGGCACCGGGGACGAGCTGCATCAGATTGCCGGGAGAGAGCACCCCCAGCTCACCACCAATCAGGGAATAGCGGTTCCCGATAATCAGAACTCGCTCAGGGCCAATACCCGCGGTCCCACGCTGCTGGAGGATTTTATCCTGCGCGAGAAAATCATGCATTTCGACCACGAGCGTATTCCCGAGCGGATCGTGCATGCCCGGGGTACCGGAGTGCACGGATTTTTCGAGCTGACCGATTCGCTGCAGCAGTACACGACCGCAAAACTACTCACCGAAACAGGGGAAAAAACGCCGGTATTTGTCCGTTTCTCCACTGTGGCGGGCGGGGCCGGCTCGGTGGATACTCCCCGTGACGTGCGCGGGTTTGCGGTCAAGTTTTACACCAAGGAGGGCAACTGGGATCTGGTCAGCAACAATATCCCGGTCTTCTTCATCCAGGACGCCATCAAGTTCCCGGACCTAATTCATGCGGTGAAAATGGAACCGGACCGGGGCTTCCCCCAATCGGCCACGGCCCACGACACCTTCTGGGACTTCATTTCCCTGACCCCGGAATCGATGCACATGGTGATGTGGATCATGTCCGACCGCACCATCCCCCGCTCGCTGAGGATGATAGAAGGTTTCGGGGTGCACAGTTTCCGTCTGGTCAATCAGGCGGGAGAGTCGACCTTTGTCAAGTTTCACTGGCGGCCCAAGCTGGGTCTGCAGTCAACGGTCTGGGACGAGGCAATCAAGATCGCCGGAGCTGATCCGGACTTCCACCGTCGTGACATGTTCGAGGCCATTGAAGCGGGCAATTTCCCCGAGTGGGAATTCGGGGTTCAACTGTTCACGCAGGAGGAAGCGGACAAATTCCCCTTCGATCATTTGGACGCCACCAAGCTGATTCCGGAAGAACTGGTGCCCTTGCGGGTCATCGGCCGCCTGGTGCTGGACCGCTGGCCGAATAATTTCTTCGCCGAAACCGAACAGGTGGCCTTCTGCCCGGCCAATATCGTGCCCGGCATCGATTTCTCGAACGATCCGCTCCTGCAGGGGCGCCTGTTCTCCTATCTGGATACGCAGCTTTCGCGCCTGGGCTCCCCCAATTTCCACCAGATCCCGATCAACGCGCCCAAATGCCCGTTTGCCAACAACCAGCGCGACGGGCACATGCAGATGATGCAACCGGCCGGCCGGGTGGCCTACGAGCCCAATACCCTCTCCGGCACCTCGCCTCGCGAAACACCGGCCAGCGGCTTCCGCAGCGCCCGGGTCTCCGAAGCCGGCGACAAGGGGCGCATCCGGGCCGAAAGCTTTGCTGACCACTACAGCCAGGCACGACAGTTCTATCTCAGCCAAAGCGCGCCTGAGCAGACGCACATCGCCTCGGCGCTGGTATTCGAACTTTCAAAGGTCGACCACCGCCATGTGCGTGAGGCAATGATCGGCCATCTACGCCATATCGAGGAAGATCTGGCCAAACGGGTCGCCGCAGGGCTGGCCCTCGAACCCCTGCCCGAGGCCCCGGCGGCCGCAGCACCGGTGCAGAAGCTGCAGCCCTCTCCTGCACTGCAGATCATCGGCAAAATGAAAGACACGCTGATGGGGCGCGCCATCGGAATCCTGATCGCGGACGGTTCGGACGGCGCCGCTATCGAGAAGATTGTCAAGGCCGCAAAGGATGCCGGTGCCACCGTGAAAATCGTGGCCCCCAAAGTGGGGGGAGCGAAGCTTGCCGATGGTTCGATGCTGGCGGCTGACGGGCAACTGGCCGGGACGCCGTCGGTGCTGTTCGATGCGGTTGCGGTCATCCTGTCCGAACAAGGCGCCAAGGAGCTGACACGGGAAAGCGCTGCCGCAGACTTCGTGCACAATGCCTTCGGCCACCTCAAGGCCATTGCCGTTGACTCAGGGGGCCGGGAACTGCTGAAAACGGCCACTGTGGGACAGGATGCAGGAATCGTGGATGCGAACGATACAAAGG belongs to Geobacter sp. SVR and includes:
- a CDS encoding GIY-YIG nuclease family protein, whose protein sequence is MSFSGQRFQRASNARNSIGLASMFLSDRRMKGIYPPSIFGEGDPVKPRLEQHYAKRDFWTWGVFFTAKDGSLNKAHVQHLETRLVHLAKEAKRATLDNGNIPQLPALSEAERADVESFLTDILSILPLIGLSAFEKPVSTSKVGKLRLEGKGIKATGYESPQGFVVLQGSQAVFGETPSIHAYMKTLRAELRTNGVLVEQNGSFVFSQDYAFNSPSTAAGVVLGRAANGRIEWKDARNRTLKEIQEQRIAG
- a CDS encoding catalase, with the protein product MKDKKTIGNVGHSKGKTSSPAIGESHRGTGDELHQIAGREHPQLTTNQGIAVPDNQNSLRANTRGPTLLEDFILREKIMHFDHERIPERIVHARGTGVHGFFELTDSLQQYTTAKLLTETGEKTPVFVRFSTVAGGAGSVDTPRDVRGFAVKFYTKEGNWDLVSNNIPVFFIQDAIKFPDLIHAVKMEPDRGFPQSATAHDTFWDFISLTPESMHMVMWIMSDRTIPRSLRMIEGFGVHSFRLVNQAGESTFVKFHWRPKLGLQSTVWDEAIKIAGADPDFHRRDMFEAIEAGNFPEWEFGVQLFTQEEADKFPFDHLDATKLIPEELVPLRVIGRLVLDRWPNNFFAETEQVAFCPANIVPGIDFSNDPLLQGRLFSYLDTQLSRLGSPNFHQIPINAPKCPFANNQRDGHMQMMQPAGRVAYEPNTLSGTSPRETPASGFRSARVSEAGDKGRIRAESFADHYSQARQFYLSQSAPEQTHIASALVFELSKVDHRHVREAMIGHLRHIEEDLAKRVAAGLALEPLPEAPAAAAPVQKLQPSPALQIIGKMKDTLMGRAIGILIADGSDGAAIEKIVKAAKDAGATVKIVAPKVGGAKLADGSMLAADGQLAGTPSVLFDAVAVILSEQGAKELTRESAAADFVHNAFGHLKAIAVDSGGRELLKTATVGQDAGIVDANDTKAFIAAAKTRQWEREPLVRIVP